Proteins from one Fragaria vesca subsp. vesca linkage group LG6, FraVesHawaii_1.0, whole genome shotgun sequence genomic window:
- the LOC101311789 gene encoding probable phospholipid hydroperoxide glutathione peroxidase-like, whose translation MEAWDMIQTYMFGMGRSKPSKIEVNGKNEAPLYKFLKLEKGGLFGNGIKWNFTKFLVNKEGKVVERYAHVTAPLKFEKDIQNLLESS comes from the exons ATGGAGGCTTGGGACATGATACAAACCTATATGTTTGGGATGGGCAGATCCAAGCCTAGTAAG ATCGAGGTGAATGGGAAGAATGAGGCTCCTCTTTATAAGTTTTTAAAATTGGAGAAAGGTGGGCTCTTTGGAAATGGCATCAAATGGAACTTTACCAAGTTTTTGGTGAACAAAGAAGGGAAGGTTGTTGAAAGATATGCTCATGTGACAGCACCTCTCAAATTTGAG AAAGACATCCAGAATCTGTTGGAATCTTCTTGA